In the Ptychodera flava strain L36383 chromosome 1, AS_Pfla_20210202, whole genome shotgun sequence genome, TCAACTATTAGCCCCATGGCCTGTATAAGTCAAGAGTGCTCGGTTATGTGTACGCCATATTATACACAGCTGTATAAACTTAacgaaaatatcatcaaaattaacaaagtTAATAAAGCTACTCCCTGCGGGCAGTGTGACTATCAGGTACCGccttgctactgcagtgtcactgtcactgcatacctgagcagtgatagagatagctctgactctgattaACATGGTAATTGAAGCAGAATTTGGGTCTAGAGATgactctgactctgatgtacacggTAGTTGAGgcagagttttggtcaaatgatgCGCATAAcattgaaacatacttgtacaaaagatcaggccagagaacAACATATGGAAGATTAGGAGACTTCAAAAGTTAtcggggatttttgaattctggcatgtGAGTAATCTAATAATGAAGAAAAAAggtggggtcaccatgcttgattttctaactTTTCACATGctcatcataaaataatacaaaagcaaAAGTTTGAACAGTACAGACTAATGAAAAttatgtgactaaatggaattatttatttttcaacctaatttgccattattacacccaaaatttcagagatgaaaacatttatttgacgGAATATTtgaaccttccagtattgtctgttttgagtagcatctaaatCATATatatcttgtacttttgaaacaaattttggtGATCGTGATCGtgattttgtgtgctcttcggcaggagcagTTGACCTGgacagagttggattaactcaagttgccttagactgataaatcaaaaatgttcactgatgaatttcaaatgaatcaatttaagaacttgccttgggaatatgactttacaaactgctaataaacaggtagtgttgaacatctgcagACGGAACGGCGCGatacgtgtttattttgtctgcGCGCACATCCTTTACTGATATAAGGGCTTGTGATAGTTGTGGAGGGGCCAGGGGACgttaaaaaaattgatcatatagaggggatTTTTTAGGGGATTGAgggggtctgaaaaaaaaatttcaatcgcgattcctccaatcgaatcgttatttgtgaacgcaaccTACCTTGCCATTGCGTCTCAAACGAAATTATTATCTAGTGTAACTGCATCTTTTGTAGTTTAGAACTAAATCATACAACATGATGTCTAACATTTCACCTGACGAATACGTAGGTCTAGGGGTCATTCCAAAAAGGGGAGAACAGCTAAATGAATGTTCATCTTATCGCCAATATTACAAAAGCATACTCAGTCTCATGTTTCACCTGCTTACAGTACATAGAAAATTCTCACTCTTCCCCACTTGCAGAACTTTAATTACTGTGACCGTTACCTGCAGAACTGTAACTTCTGTGTCCACTACCTGCAGAACTTTAACTACTGTGATCACTAATTGCAGATCTTTAACTACTGTGACCCCTAATTGCAGAACTGTAACTACTATGACCACTACAGCCACGACCTGCAGAACTGTAAGAACTGTAACTACAGTGACCACTACCCGCAGAACTTTAACTACTGTGGACACTACCTACAAAAATTTACCTGCTGTGACCACTACCTGCAGAACTGTAACTACTGTGACTAGTACCTGCAGAACTGTAACTTCTGTGACCACTACCTGCAGAAGTGTAACTACTGTGACTAGTACCTACAGAAATTTAACTACTGTGACCACTACCTGCAGAAGTGTAACTACTTTGACTAGTACCTGCAGAACTGTAACTACTGTGATCACTACCTGCAGAACTGTAACTACTGTGATCACTACCTGCAGAACTGTAACTACTGTGACTAGTACCTACAGAAATTTAACTACTGTGATCACTACCTGCAGAACTGTAACTACTGTGATCACTACCTGCAGAACTGCAGTAACTACTGTGATCACTACCTGCAGAACTGTAACTACTGTGATCACTACCTGCAGAACTGTAACTACTGTGACGACTACCTGCAGAACTGTAACTACTGTGACCACTACCTGCAGAACTGTAACTACTGTGATCACTACCTGCAGAACTGTAACTACTGTGATCACTACCTGCAGAACTGTAACTACTGTGATCACTACCTGCAGAACTGTAACTACTGTGATCACTACCTGCAGAACTGTAAACTACTGTGATCACTACCTGCAGAACTGTAACTACTGTGATCACTACCTGCAGAACTGTAACTACTGTGATTACTACCTGCAGAACTGTAACTTCTGTGATCACTACCTGCAGAACTGTACTACTGTGACCACTACCAGCAGAACTTTAACCATTGTGACCATTACCTGCAGAACTGTAACTACTGTGACCACTACCAGCAGAACTTTAACCATTGTGACCATTACCTGCAGAACTGTAACTACTGTGACCACTACCTGCAGAACTGTAACTACTGTGATCACTACCTGCAGAACTGTAACTACTCGAATCACTACCTGCAGAACTGTAACTACTGTGACCACTACCTGCATAACTGTAACTACTGTGATCACTACCTGCAGAACTGTAACTACTGTGACCACTACCTGCAGAACTGTAACTACTGTGACTAGTACCTGTAGAACTGTAACTTCTGACCACTACCTGCAGAACTGTAACTACTGTGATCACTACCTGCAGAACTGTAACTACTCGAATCACTACCTGCAGAACTGTAACTACTGTGACCACTACCTGGATAACTGTAACTACTGTGATCACTACCTGCAGAACTGTAACTACTCGAATCACTACCTGCAGAACTGTAACTACTGTGACCACTACCTGCAGAACTGTAACTACTGTGACCACTACCTGCAGAACTGTAACTACTGTGACTAGTACCTGCAGAACTGTAACTTCTGACCACTACCTGCAGAACTGTAACAACTGTGACCACTACCTGCAGAACTGTAACTACTGTGATCACTACCTGCAGAACTGCAGTAACTACTGTGATCACTACCTGCAGAACTGTAACTACTGTGATCACTACCTGCAGAACTGTAACTACTGTGACGACTACCTGCAGAACTGTAACTACTGTGACCACTACCTGCAGAACTGTAACTACTGTGATCACTACCTGCAGAACTGTAACTACTGTGATCACTACCTGCAGAACTGTAACTACTGTGATCACTACCTGCAGAACTGTAACTACTGTGATCACTACCTGCAGAACTGTAACTACTGTGATCACTACCTGCAGAACTGTAACTACTGTGATCACTACCTGCAGAACTGTAACTACTGTGATCACTACCTGCAGACTGTAACTACTGTGATCACTACCTGCAGAACTGTAACTACTGTGATCACTACCTGCAGAACTGTAACTACTGTGATTACTACCTGCAGAACTGTAACTTCTGTGATCACTACCTGCAGAACTGTAACTACTGTGACTAGTACCTACAGAAATTTAACTACTGTGACCACTACCTGCAGAACTGTACTACTGTGACCACTACCAGCAGAACTTTAACCATTGTGACCATTACCTGCAGAACTGTAACTACTGTGACCACTACCAGCAGAACTTTAACCATTGTGACCATTACCTGCAGAACTGTAACTACTGTGACCACTACCTGCAGAACTGTAACTACTGTGATCACTACCTGCAGAACTGTAACTACTCGAATCACTACCTGCAGAACTGTAACTACTGTGACCACTACCTGCATAACTGTAACTACTGTGATCACTACCTGCAGAACTGTAACTACTGTGACCACTACCTGCAGAACTGTAACTACTGTGATAGTACCTGTAGAACTGTAACTTCTGACCACTACCTGCAGAACTGTAACTACTGTGATCACTACCTGCAGAACTGTAACTACTCGAATCACTACCTGCAGAACTGTAACTACTGTGACCACTACCTGGATAACTGTAACTACTGTGATCACTACCTGCAGAACTGTAACTACTCGAATCACTACCTGCAGAACTGTAACTACTGTGACCACTACCTGCAGAACTGTAACTACTGTGACCACTACCTGCAGAACTGTAACTACTGTGACTAGTACCTGCAGAACTGTAACTTCTGACCACTACCTGCAGAACTGTAACAACTGTGACCACTACCTGCAGAACTCTAACTTCTGTGATCACTACATGCAGAACTGTAACTTCTGTGCCCACTAATTGCAGAACTCTAACTACTATGACAACTACAGCCACTACCTGCAAAACTGTAATAACTGTAACTTCTTACCACTACAGCCACTACCTGCAGAACTGTAAACTCTTGTGACCACTACCTGCAGAACTGTAACTCTTGTGACCACTAATTGGAGACTTCTTACTACTGTGACCACTTCCCGCAGATCTTTAACTACTATGAACACTACCTGCAGAACTGTAACTTTTGTGACCACTACCTGCAGAGGTGTAACTTTTGTGACCACTACCTGCAGAATTGTAACTTTTGTGACCAATACCTGCAGAAGTGTAACTACTGTGACCACTACCTGCAGAAGTGTAACTACTGTGACGACTACCTGCAGAACTGTAACTCTTGTGATCACTACCTGCAGAACTGTAACTACTGTGACTAGTACCTGCAGAACTGTAACTACTGTGATCACTACCTGCAGAACTGTAACTACTGTGATCACTACCTGCAGAGCTGTAACTACTGTGATCACTACCTGCAGAACTGTAACTACTGTGACTAGTACCTACAGAAATTTAACTACTGTGACGACTACCTGCAGAACTGTAACTACTGTGATCACTACCTGCAGAACTGTAACTACTGTGATCACTACCTGCAGAACTGTAACTACTGTGATCACTACCTGCAGAACTGTAACTACTGTGATCACTACCTGCAGAACTGTAACTACTGTGATCACTACCTGCAGAACTGTAACTACTGTGATCACTACCTGCAGAACTGTAACTACTGTGACTACTACCTGCAGAACTGTAACTACTGTGATCACTACCTGCAGAACTGTAACTACTGTGATCACTACTGTAAGACCGAGAACACTATCAGCGCTACTACACTGGCTAAAATCACTCGAAATATCATAATCATAAGGCCTTCGTCCTAAATGCATCTCACCATCAGACACTTCGTGTATTTCACCATCATAGCATGCACCTGGCACGTCCTTCAGATGCTCAGGCTGGTAAAGTAAATCTCTAATAAGCACCAGCTTTTTCGATCCTTTCATATTTCCAATGCCTTCACTTAAACTTTTTTTACCAAGATATCCGATATTGTTATGACTAAGATCTAAATGTTCAAGTTCTGTCATGTCCTCCACCCTTTACTTAGACTCTCAGCACCAACATCCCCCATGTTATTATGACTTAAGTCTAAATGTCGCATCCTAAGTGTGTTCTTCATCCCTTTACCTAATCCAACAGCGCCAACATCACCGATATTGCTATTACTGAGATCTAAATGTTCAAGGTTTGACATATTCTTCATCCCCTTACTTAAACTCTCAGCACCAATATTCCTATGTTACTATGACTCAAGTCTAGATATCGCAGCCTAAGCGTCTTTTCCATCCCTTTACCTAAATTAATGGCACCAACATCACCGATGTTGCTATGACTTAGATCTAAATGTTCAAGCTCGATCATATTTTCCATCCCTTTACTTAATCCCTTGGCGCCAACATCCCCTATCTTACTATGACTGAGATCTAAATATCGCAGCCCATGAATATTCTCCATTCCTGTACTTAAACCAATAGCACCAACATCTCCAATGTTACTATGACTGAGATTTAAATGTTCAATCTCGGTCATACTGTCCATCTTTTTACTGAAACTCTCAGCACCAAGATCGCCAATGTTATTTTGACTTAGATCTAAATGCCGCAGATGAGTAATTTTCTTCATTATTTTACTTAAACTCAGAACACCGACATTttctatgttattatgactgagatctAGATGTCGAAGGTCAGTCATATTCCCAATATTTTCACTCAATCTCTCAGCACCAACATCACCAATGTTATTATTACTGAGATGTAAGCATTGAAGCTTAGTCATATTCTCCATCCCTTTACCTATAGCAATAGTACCTACATCTCCAATTTTACTATGACTGAGATCTAAAGTTTTCAGCCTTGGTGTCCTCTGCATACCTTTACCAAGGCTACTAGCGCCAACAGATTCTATGTTATGATGGCTGAGATATAGATGTCGCAGCAAAGTCATATTCT is a window encoding:
- the LOC139144704 gene encoding leucine-rich repeat-containing protein 74B-like; the encoded protein is MTDLRHLDLSHNNIENVGVLSLSKIMKKITHLRHLDLSQNNIGDLGAESFSKKMDSMTEIEHLNLSHSNIGDVGAIGLSTGMENIHGLRYLDLSHSKIGDVGAKGLSKGMENMIELEHLDLSHSNIGDVGAINLGKGMEKTLRLRYLDLSHSNIGILVLRV
- the LOC139144694 gene encoding mucin-22-like, which produces MSNLEHLDLSNSNIGDVGAVGLGKGMKNTLRMRHLDLSHNNMGDVGAESLSKGSDHSSYSSAGSDHSSYSSAGSSHSSYSSAGSDHSSYSSAGSDHSSYSSAGSDHSSYSSAGSDHSSYSSAGTSHSSYSSAGSDHSSYSSAGSDHSSYSSAGSDHSSYSSAGTSHSSYSSAGSDHKSYSSAGSRHSSYTSAGSGHSSYTSAVTVITVLQVVAVVVIVVRVLQLVGTEVTVLHVVITEVRVLQVVVTVVTVLQVVVRSYSSAGTSHSSYSSAGSGHSSYSSAGSGHSSYSSAGSDSSSYSSAGSDHSSYSYPGSGHSSYSSAGSDSSSYSSAGSDHSSYSSAGSGQKLQFYRYYHSSYSSAGSGHSSYSSAGSDHSSYSYAGSGHSSYSSAGSDSSSYSSAGSDHSSYSSAGSGHSSYSSAGTSHSSYSSAGSDHRSYSSAGSNHSSYSSAGSDHSSYSSAGSDHSSYSLQVVITVVTVLQVVITVVTVLQVVITVVTVLQVVITVVTVLQVVITVVTVLQVVITVVTVLQVVITVVTVLQVVVTVVTVLQVVVTVVTVLQVVITVVTVLQVVITVVTAVLQVVITVVTVLQVVVTVVTVLQVVVRSYSSAGTSHSSYSSAGSGHSSYSSAGSGHSSYSSAGSDSSSYSSAGSDHSSYSYPGSGHSSYSSAGSDSSSYSSAGSDHSSYSSAGSGQKLQFYRY